The genomic DNA CGGTGTTTTGATGGGGATTAAAGCTTCTGTAAAAGAACAGCTAAAAACAGATTCACTCAAAGGTGTTCGTATAGCGGTTCAAGGTTTAGGAAACGTGGGTTACCACTTGGTTCAGTATCTAATTAAAGAAGGTGCGCAAGTTACAGTTGCAGATATCGACACTGACAAATGTAAAAAAGTAGAAAAAGAATTTAACGTTAAAGTAGTGGATAAGGATCAAATTCTCTTCACAGAGTGTGATGTTCTAGCTCCTTGTGCATTGGGTGCAATCTTTAACGATCAAACAATACCTAAAGTAAAAGCAAAAATCATCGCGGGTGGGGCAAACAACCAATTGGCAGAACAACGACATGGACAAGCACTTAAAGAAGTCGGAATTCTATATGCTCCAGACTATGTGATCAATGCTGGTGGTTTAATGAACGTATTCGTAGAATTAGAAAATTACTCTCCAGAAAGAGCGTTTGCTAAGACTCAAACTATTTACGATAACACTCTCGCTATTTTTGATATCGCGAAAAAAGAAAACATCCCTACTAATCTTGCAGCGGATAAACTTGCAGAAAGACGTATCGCTCAAATCGGGAAGTTAAAACAAAAGCATAGCGGATATTCTCCAAGAACATACGGTACGCTTAAAGTTGAAGACAGATAGAATCGGGTATTTAATGGTGGGATACGTCCTGGGGCTAACGCGTGCTTTTGTGTTTAGTATTTGAAGAGGGGCTTGAGGGCACTTGTTAACAGCTGAAAAAGTATTTTCAGCTGTCTTTCTTTTGGTTTTCTTATTTTCTTTAAGCTTGAAGTCTCATAGATCTCAACCAGGCATTAAAAGAAT from Bdellovibrionota bacterium includes the following:
- a CDS encoding Glu/Leu/Phe/Val dehydrogenase, with product MKLFDLIEKQGEHEEIVICHNKDAGLKAIIAIHNTALGPALGGTRMWNYASDEEALVDVLRLSKGMTYKAAASGLNLGGGKAVIIGDPKTQKNEALFRAFGQYVQSLNGRYITAEDVGTSEKDMEWIYAETRWVTGISKALGGSGDPSPFTAHGVLMGIKASVKEQLKTDSLKGVRIAVQGLGNVGYHLVQYLIKEGAQVTVADIDTDKCKKVEKEFNVKVVDKDQILFTECDVLAPCALGAIFNDQTIPKVKAKIIAGGANNQLAEQRHGQALKEVGILYAPDYVINAGGLMNVFVELENYSPERAFAKTQTIYDNTLAIFDIAKKENIPTNLAADKLAERRIAQIGKLKQKHSGYSPRTYGTLKVEDR